A region of Streptomyces sp. NBC_01267 DNA encodes the following proteins:
- a CDS encoding class II fumarate hydratase, protein MTEQYRIEHDSMGEVRVPAAAKWRAQTQRAVENFPVSGQTLERAHIEALARIKAAAAKVNAELGVVDKDLAQAVQEAAAEVADGRWDGEFPVDVFQTGSGTSSNMNMNEVIATLATERLGRDVHPNDHVNASQSSNDVFPSSIHIAATAAVTGDLIPALNHLAASLERKAEEFSEVVKSGRTHLMDATPVTLGQEFGGYAAQIRYGVERLHASLPRLAELPLGGTAVGTGINTPPGFSAAVIAEVARATGLPLTEARNHFEAQGARDGIVETSGQLRTIGAGLTKISNDLRWMASGPRTGLAEISLPDLQPGSSIMPGKVNPVIPEAVLMVAAQVTGNDATVAAAGAAGNFELNVMLPVIAKNVLESVRLLARVSRLLADRTVDGITADVERAREYAESSPSVVTPLNKYLGYEEAAKVAKRAVAERKTIREVVVEGGYVSRGVLTKAELDAALDVLGMTRP, encoded by the coding sequence ATGACTGAGCAGTACCGGATCGAGCACGACTCCATGGGTGAGGTACGGGTCCCCGCCGCCGCCAAGTGGCGCGCCCAGACCCAGCGTGCGGTGGAGAACTTCCCCGTCTCGGGCCAGACCCTGGAGCGGGCGCACATCGAGGCGCTGGCCCGGATCAAGGCGGCAGCCGCCAAGGTCAACGCCGAGCTCGGGGTCGTCGACAAGGACCTCGCGCAGGCGGTCCAGGAGGCCGCCGCCGAGGTGGCGGACGGGCGGTGGGACGGCGAGTTCCCGGTGGACGTCTTCCAGACGGGCTCCGGCACCTCGTCGAACATGAACATGAACGAGGTCATCGCCACGCTCGCCACCGAGCGGCTGGGCCGTGACGTGCACCCCAACGACCACGTCAACGCCTCCCAGTCGTCCAACGACGTCTTCCCCTCGTCCATCCACATCGCGGCCACCGCGGCCGTCACCGGCGATCTGATCCCGGCACTGAACCATCTGGCGGCCTCGCTGGAGCGCAAGGCCGAGGAGTTCTCGGAGGTCGTGAAGTCCGGGCGTACGCACCTGATGGACGCCACCCCGGTGACCCTGGGCCAGGAGTTCGGCGGGTACGCGGCGCAGATCCGCTACGGCGTCGAACGGCTCCACGCCTCGCTGCCCCGCCTCGCCGAACTCCCCCTCGGCGGTACGGCGGTGGGCACCGGCATCAACACCCCGCCCGGCTTCTCGGCCGCGGTGATCGCCGAGGTGGCCCGCGCGACCGGGCTGCCGCTGACCGAGGCGCGCAACCACTTCGAGGCGCAGGGCGCCCGGGACGGGATCGTCGAGACGTCCGGCCAGCTGCGGACCATCGGGGCCGGCCTCACCAAGATCTCCAACGATCTGCGCTGGATGGCGTCGGGCCCGCGCACCGGCCTCGCCGAGATCTCCCTGCCCGACCTCCAGCCCGGTTCCTCGATCATGCCGGGCAAGGTCAACCCGGTGATCCCGGAGGCGGTGCTGATGGTGGCGGCGCAGGTCACCGGCAACGACGCGACGGTGGCGGCGGCCGGAGCCGCGGGCAACTTCGAACTGAACGTGATGCTGCCGGTGATCGCCAAGAACGTCCTGGAGTCGGTACGGCTCCTCGCCCGCGTCTCCCGGCTGCTCGCGGACCGTACGGTCGACGGGATCACCGCGGATGTGGAACGGGCGCGGGAGTACGCGGAGTCCTCGCCGTCGGTCGTCACGCCGCTGAACAAGTACCTCGGGTACGAGGAGGCCGCGAAGGTGGCGAAGCGGGCGGTGGCCGAACGGAAGACGATCCGCGAGGTGGTGGTGGAGGGCGGCTACGTGTCCCGGGGTGTCCTCACCAAGGCGGAACTGGACGCGGCGCTGGACGTGCTGGGGATGACACGGCCGTAG
- a CDS encoding fumarate hydratase codes for MAVMPEFAYSDLLPVGADTTPYRLVTAEGVSTFEADGRTFLKVEPEALRTLAAEAMHDISHYLRPAHLTQLRKIIDDPEASSNDKFVALDLLKNANIAAAGVLPMCQDTGTAIVMGKRGQNVLTEGGDEEALSHGIFDAYTKLNLRYSQMAPLTMWEEKNTGSNLPAQIELYATDGGAYKFLFMAKGGGSANKSFLYQETKAVLNEASMMKFLEEKIRSLGTAACPPYHLAITVGGTSAEFALKTAKYASAHYLDELPTEGSPTGHGFRDTELEQKVFELTQKIGIGAQFGGKYFCHDVRVVRLPRHGASLPVAIAVSCSADRQAVAKITAEGVFLEQLETDPARFLPDTTDEHLDAGGDVVEVDLNRPMDDVLAELTKYPVKTRLSLTGPLVVARDIAHAKIKERLDAGEEMPQYLKDHPVYYAGPAKTPEGYASGSFGPTTAGRMDSYVAQFQAAGGSKVMLAKGNRSQQVTDACGAHGGFYLGSIGGPAARLAQDCIKKVEVLEYEELGMEAVWKIEVEDFPAFIVVDDKGNDFFQAPAGAPTILNIPVRAPGQA; via the coding sequence ATGGCCGTCATGCCAGAGTTTGCGTACTCCGATCTGCTTCCTGTGGGAGCCGACACCACGCCGTACCGGCTGGTGACCGCCGAGGGCGTCTCCACCTTCGAGGCCGACGGGCGTACTTTCCTCAAGGTCGAGCCCGAGGCACTGCGCACGCTCGCCGCCGAGGCCATGCACGACATCTCGCACTACCTGCGCCCGGCCCACCTCACCCAGCTGCGCAAGATCATCGACGACCCCGAGGCCTCGTCGAACGACAAGTTCGTCGCGCTCGACCTGCTGAAGAACGCCAACATCGCCGCGGCCGGTGTGCTCCCGATGTGCCAGGACACCGGCACCGCGATCGTCATGGGCAAGCGCGGCCAGAACGTCCTCACCGAGGGCGGCGACGAGGAGGCCCTGTCGCACGGCATCTTCGACGCGTACACCAAGCTCAACCTGCGGTACTCGCAGATGGCCCCGCTCACCATGTGGGAGGAGAAGAACACCGGCTCGAACCTGCCCGCGCAGATCGAGCTGTACGCGACCGACGGCGGCGCGTACAAGTTCCTCTTCATGGCCAAGGGCGGCGGCTCGGCCAACAAGTCCTTCCTCTACCAGGAGACCAAGGCCGTCCTCAACGAGGCGTCCATGATGAAGTTCCTGGAGGAGAAGATCCGTTCGCTGGGTACGGCCGCGTGCCCGCCGTACCACCTCGCGATCACCGTGGGCGGCACCTCCGCCGAGTTCGCGCTGAAGACCGCGAAGTACGCCTCCGCGCACTACCTCGACGAGCTGCCGACCGAGGGCTCCCCGACCGGTCACGGCTTCCGTGACACGGAGCTGGAGCAGAAGGTCTTCGAGCTGACCCAGAAGATCGGCATCGGCGCCCAGTTCGGCGGCAAGTACTTCTGCCACGACGTCCGCGTGGTCCGGCTCCCCCGGCACGGCGCCTCGCTGCCCGTCGCCATCGCCGTCTCCTGCTCGGCGGACCGCCAGGCCGTCGCGAAGATCACCGCCGAGGGCGTCTTCCTGGAGCAGCTGGAGACCGACCCGGCGCGCTTCCTCCCCGACACCACGGACGAGCACCTGGACGCGGGCGGTGACGTCGTCGAGGTCGACCTGAACCGGCCGATGGACGACGTCCTCGCCGAGCTGACCAAGTACCCGGTCAAGACCCGGCTCTCGCTGACCGGCCCGCTGGTCGTGGCCCGCGACATCGCGCACGCCAAGATCAAGGAGCGGCTGGACGCGGGCGAGGAGATGCCGCAGTACCTGAAGGACCACCCGGTGTACTACGCGGGCCCGGCGAAGACCCCCGAGGGGTACGCGTCCGGTTCGTTCGGCCCGACCACGGCCGGGCGGATGGACTCCTACGTGGCGCAGTTCCAGGCCGCGGGCGGCTCGAAGGTCATGCTTGCCAAGGGCAACCGCTCCCAGCAGGTCACCGACGCCTGCGGCGCGCACGGCGGCTTCTACCTCGGCTCGATCGGCGGCCCTGCCGCGCGGCTGGCCCAGGACTGCATCAAGAAGGTCGAGGTCCTGGAGTACGAGGAGCTGGGCATGGAGGCCGTGTGGAAGATCGAGGTGGAGGACTTCCCGGCCTTCATCGTGGTCGACGACAAGGGCAACGACTTCTTCCAGGCGCCGGCCGGGGCGCCGACGATCCTGAACATCCCGGTCAGGGCGCCCGGCCAGGCGTGA
- the glpX gene encoding class II fructose-bisphosphatase translates to MTEHHLPSQLEVSPEAPDRNLALELVRVTEAAAMAAGRWVGRGDKIGADGAAVNAMRTLVSTVSMNGVVVIGEGEKDEAPMLFNGEHIGDGTGPEVDIAVDPIDGTTLNAKGMPNAIAVLAAADRGSMFDPSAVFYMDKLVTGPEAADFVDINAPVSVNIRRVAKAKRSSPEDVTVVILDRPRHDGIVKEIRETGARIKFISDGDVAGSIMAVREGTGVDLLMGIGGTPEGIISACAIKCLGGTIQGKLWPKDEAERQRALDAGHDLDRVLSTTDLVSGDNVFFVATGITDGELLRGVRYRAETATTQSLVMRSKSGTIRQIDSTHRLSKLRAYSAVDFDRAK, encoded by the coding sequence ATGACCGAGCATCATCTCCCTTCGCAGCTGGAGGTCTCCCCCGAGGCCCCGGACCGCAACCTCGCCCTGGAGCTCGTCCGGGTCACCGAGGCCGCCGCCATGGCCGCCGGCCGGTGGGTCGGGCGGGGCGACAAGATCGGGGCGGACGGTGCCGCGGTCAACGCGATGCGGACGCTCGTCTCCACCGTCTCGATGAACGGCGTCGTCGTCATCGGCGAGGGCGAGAAGGACGAAGCCCCGATGCTCTTCAACGGAGAGCACATCGGCGACGGCACCGGCCCGGAGGTCGACATCGCCGTCGACCCGATCGACGGCACCACGCTCAACGCCAAGGGCATGCCGAACGCGATCGCCGTGCTGGCCGCCGCCGACCGCGGCTCGATGTTCGACCCGTCCGCGGTGTTCTACATGGACAAGCTGGTCACCGGCCCGGAGGCCGCCGACTTCGTCGACATCAACGCCCCCGTCTCGGTCAACATCCGCCGGGTCGCCAAGGCGAAGAGGTCGTCGCCCGAGGACGTCACCGTGGTCATCCTCGACCGCCCCCGCCACGACGGGATCGTCAAGGAGATCCGGGAGACCGGCGCCCGGATCAAGTTCATCTCGGACGGCGACGTGGCCGGCTCGATCATGGCCGTACGAGAAGGCACCGGCGTCGACCTGCTGATGGGCATCGGCGGTACGCCCGAGGGCATCATCAGCGCCTGTGCGATCAAGTGCCTCGGCGGCACGATCCAGGGCAAGCTCTGGCCGAAGGACGAGGCCGAGCGGCAGCGTGCCCTCGACGCGGGCCACGACCTGGACCGGGTGCTGTCCACGACCGACCTGGTCAGCGGGGACAACGTGTTCTTCGTCGCCACCGGCATCACCGACGGCGAGCTGCTGCGCGGCGTGCGCTACCGGGCCGAGACCGCGACCACCCAGTCCCTGGTCATGCGCTCGAAGTCCGGCACCATCCGGCAGATCGACTCGACGCACCGGCTGTCGAAGCTGCGCGCGTACAGCGCGGTCGACTTCGACCGCGCCAAGTAG
- a CDS encoding malonic semialdehyde reductase gives MSLVLDPAAQDLLFREARTANTFTDEPVTEEQVQAIYDLVKFGPTAFNQSPLRITLVRSPEARERLVQHMAEGNAQKTATAPLVAILSADNEFHEELPQLLPHFPAAKDAFFSERPVREQAALVNATLQAGYFIVGIRAAGLAAGPMTGFDFAGIQKEFLDDDHTPLMVINIGKPGDDAWFPRSPRLSLDEVITTV, from the coding sequence ATGTCGCTCGTTCTCGACCCCGCCGCCCAGGACCTCCTCTTCCGTGAGGCGCGCACCGCGAACACCTTCACCGACGAGCCGGTGACCGAGGAGCAGGTGCAGGCGATCTACGACCTGGTCAAGTTCGGGCCGACCGCCTTCAACCAGTCGCCGCTGCGCATCACCCTCGTCCGCTCCCCCGAGGCCCGTGAGCGCCTCGTGCAGCACATGGCCGAGGGCAACGCGCAGAAGACCGCCACCGCCCCGCTGGTCGCGATCCTCTCCGCCGACAACGAGTTCCACGAGGAGCTCCCGCAGCTGCTCCCGCACTTCCCCGCGGCCAAGGACGCGTTCTTCTCCGAGCGCCCGGTCCGCGAGCAGGCCGCCCTGGTCAACGCCACCCTCCAGGCCGGTTACTTCATCGTCGGCATCCGCGCCGCCGGTCTGGCCGCCGGTCCGATGACGGGCTTCGACTTCGCCGGCATCCAGAAGGAGTTCCTGGACGACGACCACACCCCGCTGATGGTCATCAACATCGGCAAGCCGGGCGACGACGCGTGGTTCCCGCGCTCCCCGCGCCTGTCCCTCGACGAGGTCATCACCACCGTCTGA
- a CDS encoding WhiB family transcriptional regulator has translation MLHPPHQSLQVAAVPPQRLPAREDQAGPWHAEAVCRRDEAGLFFAPSKEPTAARLAREEAAKRVCARCPVMVECQEHALLQPEPYGVWGGLTAAERRVVLARRRRREVELRSAAADPMAQAG, from the coding sequence GTGCTGCATCCGCCGCATCAGTCCTTGCAGGTCGCTGCCGTGCCACCGCAGCGTCTTCCGGCTCGGGAGGATCAGGCAGGGCCCTGGCATGCGGAGGCGGTGTGCCGCCGGGACGAGGCGGGGCTCTTCTTCGCCCCGTCCAAGGAGCCGACGGCCGCCCGTCTCGCCCGCGAGGAGGCGGCGAAGCGGGTCTGCGCCCGCTGTCCGGTGATGGTCGAGTGCCAGGAGCACGCGCTGCTGCAGCCCGAGCCGTACGGAGTCTGGGGCGGGCTGACCGCGGCCGAGCGCCGCGTCGTCCTGGCCCGGCGCCGACGGCGCGAGGTGGAGCTGAGGAGCGCGGCGGCGGACCCCATGGCGCAGGCGGGCTGA
- the fomD gene encoding cytidylyl-2-hydroxypropylphosphonate hydrolase, which translates to MTGAGGTRHWTPGDHILWRYRGNASDSLHICRPVTVVQDTDELLAAWVAPGTECMKPALADGTPVHREPLATRYTRPRTVVRDRWWGMGVLKLVRPGEPWSVWLWWERDWRFKSWYVNLEEPHLRWDGGIDSEDHFLDISVLPDRSWQWLDEDEFAQAQQVGLMDAGQARRVRAAGSAAIELIEAWGSPFADGWEEWRPDPRWTVPALPADWDRTPARMPS; encoded by the coding sequence ATGACAGGTGCAGGAGGAACACGACACTGGACGCCCGGGGACCACATCCTCTGGCGCTACCGCGGCAACGCGTCCGACAGCCTGCACATCTGCCGCCCGGTGACGGTCGTTCAGGACACGGACGAGCTGCTCGCCGCCTGGGTCGCCCCGGGCACCGAGTGCATGAAGCCCGCACTCGCGGACGGAACTCCCGTACACCGGGAGCCGCTGGCCACCCGCTACACCAGACCGCGTACCGTCGTGCGCGACCGGTGGTGGGGCATGGGCGTGCTGAAGCTGGTGCGGCCCGGTGAACCCTGGTCGGTGTGGCTGTGGTGGGAGCGGGACTGGCGCTTCAAGAGCTGGTACGTGAACCTGGAGGAGCCGCACCTGCGGTGGGACGGCGGGATCGACTCCGAGGATCATTTCCTCGACATCTCCGTGCTGCCCGACCGCAGTTGGCAGTGGCTGGACGAGGACGAGTTCGCGCAGGCCCAGCAGGTGGGTCTGATGGATGCCGGGCAGGCCCGGCGGGTGCGGGCGGCGGGCAGTGCCGCGATCGAGCTGATCGAGGCCTGGGGGTCGCCGTTCGCCGACGGCTGGGAGGAGTGGCGCCCCGACCCACGGTGGACCGTGCCCGCACTCCCGGCGGACTGGGACCGCACGCCCGCGCGCATGCCGTCGTGA
- a CDS encoding ATP-binding SpoIIE family protein phosphatase — MTEHTTSHEGRQPAAARPLEHTRPRQQAADVAAAGAIPAPLPPPTASPGRSEGDRLRFVGAATRRIARGIDLDEIVLGLCRATVPTFSDAILVFLRDPLPVGDERPAVPFVLRLRRTDRLRLVDEEEAEEPLEPLAAELCEVLPGGALAEVLRGVRPVFGDSAAARAALPELLGPDRTVPNGHRTILAPLRGRRRVIGAAVFVRRPDRPPFEPNDLLVAAQLATHTALGIDKAVLYGREAYIADELQRTMLPDSLPQPTGVKLASRYLPAAETARVGGDWYDAIPLPGSRVALVVGDVMGHSMTSAAIMGQLRTTAQTLAQLDLPPAEVLHHLDEQAQRLGSDRMATCLYAVYDPVAHRITIANAGHPPPVLLHLGGRAEVLRVPPGAPIGVGGVDFEAVELDAPAGATLLLYTDGLVESRLRDVWTGIEQLRERLAATAELTGPDHSPPLEALCDDVLDMLGPGDRDDDIALLAARFDGIAPSDVAYWSLDPEEQAPRRARRLVRQALERWGLEELSDSVELLVSEVVTNAVRYAERPVTLRLLRTDVLRCEVGDDSPQLPRQRRARETDEGGRGLFLVNRLARRWGATRLSTGKVVWFEIGTTAR, encoded by the coding sequence GTGACGGAGCACACCACCTCCCACGAAGGCCGACAGCCAGCAGCTGCCAGGCCGCTCGAACACACTCGCCCGCGGCAGCAGGCTGCCGACGTGGCGGCCGCGGGGGCCATCCCCGCGCCCCTGCCACCGCCGACGGCCTCGCCCGGCCGCAGCGAGGGCGACAGACTCCGTTTCGTAGGGGCCGCCACCCGGCGCATCGCCCGTGGCATAGACCTCGACGAGATCGTGCTCGGCCTGTGCAGAGCGACCGTGCCGACGTTCTCCGACGCGATACTCGTCTTCCTCCGTGACCCGCTGCCGGTGGGTGACGAGCGGCCGGCCGTGCCGTTCGTGCTGCGGCTGCGCCGTACCGACCGGCTGCGGTTAGTGGACGAGGAAGAGGCGGAGGAGCCGCTGGAGCCGCTCGCCGCCGAGCTGTGCGAAGTGCTGCCCGGGGGCGCACTCGCCGAAGTGCTCCGGGGCGTACGCCCGGTCTTCGGGGACTCCGCCGCGGCCCGCGCCGCGCTGCCCGAGCTGCTGGGCCCCGACCGGACCGTGCCGAACGGACACCGCACGATCCTCGCCCCGCTGCGGGGCAGGCGCCGGGTGATCGGCGCCGCGGTCTTCGTACGGCGTCCGGACCGGCCCCCCTTCGAGCCCAACGACCTGCTGGTCGCCGCCCAGTTGGCGACGCACACCGCGCTGGGCATCGACAAGGCGGTGCTGTACGGGCGCGAGGCGTACATCGCCGACGAGCTCCAGCGCACGATGCTGCCGGACTCGCTGCCGCAGCCGACCGGCGTGAAGCTGGCGTCCCGCTATCTGCCCGCGGCCGAGACCGCGCGGGTCGGCGGCGACTGGTACGACGCGATCCCGCTGCCGGGCAGCAGGGTCGCGCTGGTGGTGGGCGATGTGATGGGGCACTCCATGACATCGGCCGCGATCATGGGCCAGCTCAGGACGACGGCCCAGACGCTGGCGCAGCTGGATCTGCCGCCCGCCGAGGTGCTGCACCATCTGGACGAACAGGCGCAGCGGCTCGGTTCGGACCGGATGGCGACCTGCCTGTACGCCGTGTACGACCCGGTGGCGCACCGGATCACCATCGCCAACGCGGGCCACCCGCCGCCGGTGCTGCTGCACCTGGGCGGTCGCGCGGAGGTGCTGCGGGTCCCGCCCGGCGCCCCGATCGGGGTCGGCGGGGTGGACTTCGAGGCGGTCGAGCTGGACGCGCCCGCGGGCGCCACGCTGCTGCTCTACACGGACGGCCTCGTGGAGTCCCGGCTGCGTGACGTCTGGACCGGGATCGAGCAGTTGCGGGAGCGGCTGGCCGCCACCGCCGAGCTGACCGGCCCGGACCACTCGCCGCCGCTGGAGGCCCTCTGCGACGACGTCCTGGACATGCTGGGCCCCGGCGACCGTGACGACGACATCGCGCTGCTCGCGGCCCGCTTCGACGGGATCGCGCCGAGCGACGTCGCGTACTGGTCCCTCGACCCGGAGGAGCAGGCCCCGCGCCGGGCCAGGCGGCTGGTGCGCCAGGCGCTGGAGCGCTGGGGCCTGGAGGAGCTGTCCGACTCGGTGGAGCTGCTGGTCAGCGAGGTCGTGACCAATGCCGTGCGGTACGCCGAGCGGCCGGTGACCCTGCGGCTGCTGCGGACCGACGTGCTGCGCTGCGAGGTCGGCGACGACTCCCCGCAGCTGCCGCGCCAGCGCCGGGCCCGGGAGACGGACGAGGGCGGCCGGGGTCTCTTCCTGGTGAACCGGCTGGCCAGGCGGTGGGGGGCGACCCGGCTCTCCACCGGCAAGGTGGTGTGGTTCGAGATCGGTACGACGGCACGGTAG
- the xseA gene encoding exodeoxyribonuclease VII large subunit, giving the protein MALNTSADAPLPVGEVSRLIGGWIDRLGAVWVEGQITQLSRRPGAGVVFLTLRDPSYDISVSVTCFRQVFDAVADVVAEGARVVVHAKPEWYAPRGQLSLRAVEMKPVGIGELLARLEQLKRTLAGEGLFALDRKKPVPFLPQLVGLVTGRASAAERDVLENARRRWPAVRFEVRNVAVQGVHAVPQVVEAVRELDGLPDVDVIIVARGGGSVEDLLPFSDEQLVRAVAACGTPVVSAIGHEPDSPLLDLVADVRASTPTDAAKKVVPDVGEELDRVRLLRDRALRSVQGLLDREQRGLAAALARPSMERPRRMVEEREEVVDALVERSRRTLRHLLDRADSELAHTRARVVALSPAATLERGYAVLQRADGAVVRVPDEVADGEPLRARVAGGELDVTVAPRDPAVPPGEERTRPDEEHE; this is encoded by the coding sequence ATGGCTCTGAATACGAGTGCGGACGCACCGCTGCCCGTGGGCGAGGTGTCGCGGCTCATCGGGGGGTGGATCGACCGGCTCGGCGCGGTGTGGGTCGAGGGGCAGATCACCCAGCTGTCGCGCCGGCCGGGCGCGGGGGTGGTGTTCCTGACGCTGCGCGACCCCTCGTACGACATCTCGGTGTCCGTGACCTGCTTCCGGCAGGTCTTCGACGCGGTCGCGGACGTGGTGGCGGAGGGCGCGCGGGTCGTCGTCCACGCGAAGCCCGAGTGGTACGCGCCGCGCGGCCAGTTGTCGTTGCGGGCCGTGGAGATGAAGCCGGTGGGGATCGGTGAACTGCTGGCCCGCCTGGAACAGCTGAAGAGGACGCTGGCCGGGGAAGGCCTGTTCGCCCTGGACCGTAAGAAGCCGGTGCCCTTCCTGCCGCAGCTGGTCGGTCTGGTGACGGGCCGGGCCTCGGCGGCGGAGCGGGACGTGCTGGAGAACGCACGGCGGCGCTGGCCCGCCGTGCGGTTCGAGGTGCGGAATGTGGCGGTGCAGGGGGTGCACGCCGTGCCGCAGGTGGTCGAAGCGGTGCGGGAGCTGGACGGGCTTCCGGACGTGGACGTGATCATCGTGGCGCGGGGCGGGGGCAGCGTGGAGGATCTGCTGCCGTTCTCCGACGAGCAGCTGGTCCGGGCGGTGGCCGCGTGCGGTACGCCGGTCGTCTCGGCGATCGGGCACGAGCCGGATTCGCCGCTGCTGGATCTGGTGGCGGATGTCCGGGCGTCCACCCCGACGGACGCGGCGAAGAAGGTCGTACCGGACGTCGGGGAGGAGCTGGACCGGGTCCGGCTGCTGCGGGACCGCGCGCTGCGGTCCGTCCAGGGGCTGCTCGACCGGGAGCAGCGCGGGCTGGCCGCCGCACTGGCCAGGCCCTCGATGGAGCGACCGCGGCGGATGGTGGAGGAGCGCGAGGAGGTCGTCGACGCGCTCGTCGAGCGGAGCAGGCGCACGCTGCGGCACCTGCTGGACCGTGCGGACTCGGAGCTCGCGCACACCCGCGCGCGGGTGGTGGCGCTCTCCCCGGCGGCGACGCTGGAGCGGGGGTACGCGGTGTTGCAGCGGGCGGACGGGGCGGTGGTGCGGGTCCCGGACGAGGTGGCGGACGGAGAGCCGCTGCGGGCCCGGGTAGCCGGGGGCGAGCTGGACGTCACGGTCGCACCGAGGGATCCGGCGGTACCACCGGGCGAAGAGCGGACGCGACCGGACGAAGAGCACGAGTGA
- a CDS encoding DUF4245 domain-containing protein, which produces MAGTRSNKTVRGLVQSMAVIGAAAACIYVFVPHAGTSEPVKTVDYRVEQLTAQRAAPYPVQAPVGLPGGWKATSVSYERQNGNAWHLGFLDPEGQYVAVEQSTGPAAEFVTAVSKDASKTSGTQQVGGETWQRWKGAKYDALVRHDKGSTTVVTGTASYEQLAKMAAALKSGQA; this is translated from the coding sequence GTGGCAGGTACGCGAAGCAACAAGACGGTGCGGGGACTGGTGCAGTCGATGGCGGTCATCGGCGCCGCCGCCGCATGTATCTACGTATTCGTTCCGCATGCCGGGACTTCCGAACCGGTGAAGACGGTCGACTACCGCGTGGAGCAGCTCACGGCGCAGCGCGCGGCGCCGTACCCGGTGCAGGCGCCGGTCGGGCTCCCCGGGGGCTGGAAGGCGACGTCGGTCTCCTACGAGCGGCAGAACGGCAATGCGTGGCACCTGGGGTTCCTGGACCCGGAGGGGCAGTACGTGGCCGTGGAGCAGTCCACCGGCCCCGCGGCGGAGTTCGTCACGGCCGTGAGCAAGGACGCGTCGAAGACGTCCGGTACGCAGCAGGTGGGCGGCGAGACCTGGCAGCGCTGGAAGGGTGCCAAGTACGACGCCCTGGTGCGCCACGACAAGGGTTCCACCACGGTGGTGACGGGGACCGCGTCGTACGAGCAGCTGGCGAAGATGGCGGCGGCGCTCAAGTCCGGACAGGCGTGA
- a CDS encoding DUF1707 SHOCT-like domain-containing protein, whose translation MDLEKQPQQPQPVGIRASDADRDRIADILRDALAEGRLDAEEHSERIESVYRAKTLGELEPLVQDLPGHSNRSEPGAAGHPLPSDDSGTPVTADNLIAVFSSSTRKGRWRIGRRTNAFSLFGNIEIDLTEALFEQRLTVINATSIFGNVEVTVPENITLRGNGTGIFGNFEVDTLESENPEAPVVVVNGYSVFGNIEAKPKRGKLIADLHDHIQKKLRKHLK comes from the coding sequence GTGGACCTCGAAAAGCAGCCCCAGCAGCCGCAGCCCGTCGGCATCCGTGCGTCCGACGCCGACCGCGACCGGATCGCCGACATCCTCAGGGACGCCCTGGCCGAGGGGCGTCTGGACGCCGAAGAGCACTCCGAGCGGATCGAGTCGGTCTACCGCGCCAAGACCCTCGGCGAACTGGAGCCGCTGGTCCAGGACTTGCCCGGACACAGCAACCGCAGCGAGCCGGGCGCCGCGGGGCACCCGCTCCCGTCGGACGACTCCGGCACGCCGGTCACCGCGGACAACCTGATCGCGGTCTTCTCCAGTTCGACCCGCAAGGGGCGCTGGCGGATCGGCCGCAGGACGAACGCGTTCTCGCTCTTCGGCAACATCGAGATCGATCTCACCGAGGCGCTGTTCGAGCAGCGGCTCACGGTCATCAACGCCACTTCGATCTTCGGCAACGTCGAGGTCACGGTCCCGGAGAACATCACGCTGCGCGGCAACGGCACGGGGATCTTCGGCAACTTCGAGGTCGACACCCTCGAATCGGAGAACCCGGAGGCGCCGGTGGTCGTGGTGAACGGCTACTCGGTCTTCGGCAACATCGAGGCCAAGCCGAAGCGCGGCAAGCTGATCGCGGACCTGCACGACCACATCCAGAAGAAGCTGCGCAAACACCTCAAGTAG
- a CDS encoding exodeoxyribonuclease VII small subunit — protein MAKTDEAAPGYEQARDELIDVVRRLETGGTTLEESLALWERGEELAKVCRGWLDGARARLDAALAEGTERGED, from the coding sequence ATGGCCAAGACGGATGAAGCGGCGCCGGGCTACGAGCAGGCGCGCGACGAACTGATCGATGTCGTGCGGCGGTTGGAGACCGGGGGGACGACGCTGGAGGAGTCCCTGGCGCTCTGGGAGCGGGGCGAGGAGCTGGCGAAGGTGTGCCGGGGCTGGCTGGACGGGGCGCGGGCGCGCCTGGACGCGGCGCTGGCCGAGGGCACGGAGCGGGGCGAGGACTGA